Below is a genomic region from Streptomyces sp. NBC_00461.
GCAGCGGTTCTGCTTCATGCGGACGTAGGTGACGGAGGCGGGGTCCTCGCCGACCAGCACCGTCGCCAGACAGGGCGCCGTGCCGGTGCGGTCGGTGAGGCCGGCCGCCCGCTCGGCGGTGTCCTCGACGATCCGCCGGGCGAGCGACGTGCCGTCCATGAGCCGGGCCTGGGACATGATCCACTCCTGGGCTGGTGTGACCTGATCGCCCAGGCGCACGGCATCGACTCCGCGTGGCCGCTCCCCGGTGGTACTCCACCTCAGCGCCAGTCACGGCCCGCCATGACCCTAACCGATGTCCTCGCTGTGCTGCGGCGGGGCCGTCGGATCGACCCCGGCGAGGAAACCGGTCGCCTGGGCCTCGATGCGAACGGCACCGATGACCCCGGCCCAGCGGGCGACCTCGGTCGCGAGCGCCCTGGCCCCCGCCTCGTCGCCGGTGTCACGGGCCTGGCTGATCACCCGCACGCACGAGACGGCCGACCGCCGGCGCGTACGGGTCCGGCTCACCGATGCGGGAAACGCCGCCTTCGAGCAGCATGCGGCGACGGAGGAAGCGGGCGAGATCGCGCTGCTCTCAGCACTGAGCGCAGTAGAGCAACGGACACTGGCCGAACTACTGCGGAATTTGGCAGTGGCCGCCGAGGCCGGGCAGGACGTACCCGCCCCAGCGCCGCACGGGCCGAGAAGGTCCAGGTCAACCGGGTGCTGACCTGGACCCTCGCGGTTCTGCCTCCTACTCGTCCCATGCCTGGATCAGGATTTCTTCGGTGATCTTTCCGTCGCGCAACGTGATCATCGACTCGGCCAGGACGCGCGTACCGTCCGAGTACTCGCAGGACTGGCTGTAGGCGGCATGGTCGCCCTCGATGATGCAGTGATCCACCTTGTGCGTCATGTCACGGCTGTAGATGTCCTCGAACAGCGCGCCGATCTCGTCGCGACCGTGCAGGACCTTGGGCTTGCTGGGTTGGGTGTTGCGGTCCACGATGCGCACTTGCGCGTCGTCCGCATAGAGCGACAGAAGGTCTGTCGCCGTGTGTCCCTCGACGCCCCGGCGCAGGGTGTCGGCGTTGAAGGCAGGGGTTGCCGCGGTGCCCATGATGACCTCCTTCGAGGGCCGCGACCCGACGAGGAGCGGGCCGCGGAGGGCCTCTCATCCGAGACTCCTCCGCCAGGGCGGCCTCGGCAAGCGCAGCCGGAGCGCTGCCCCTGATGGGTGAGCGCAGCGATGTGCCCGTGTCCGCCGGAGGCCCGGTGACGTTGTGAAAAGCATGATCTCAACACGACGTATCGTTGCCGCGGTTGGTCTCGCCGCCGGCATCACCGCCCTTGCGGCGCCCCTTGCCAGCGCGTCCGACTCGACCATCCAGAACCGGGACGGGAGCGAGCTCAACCCGATCAGCACGATTGACTCCCTCGCCGCGACCGGCATCCCGGCGGACCGCAGGGCCGAGGTGCCGCGCCCCTCCGAGCAGCTGCAGCAGCTGAACCGGCTCAACAACCTCGGGCAGCTGGACCGGGTCGCCCACATGGGAGCCGCGGGGACCGGGCTGCCCGAGGCCCTCTAGCAGACCGACGCCGCATCGCACGCACCTGTCAAGGGCCGCCCGGAACACCGGGCGGCCCTTGACTTTGCCGCAGGCTGGTCGCGTCCCGCCGAGGATCGTGAATCAAATGTCACGTGGCGAACACATGCATCCTCGGCAGCGGCGTGCCCGCCGCCGACGGACCGCTGTCACGCCGCCGTGGGAGCGGCGGATCCGGCGTCGAGGAAGTGGAATCCGGGCCCGGGGTGCATCAGGAAGTCGTGGTGGGAGATGTTCCACGCGTAGGCGCCCGCCAGTGAGAACACCACCCGGTCGCCGGCCCTGAGTCCGGGTGCGGGCACCCGGCGTGCCAGTACGTCCTTGGGCGTGCACAGCTGCCCCGCCACGGTGACCCGGTCGCTCCCGGCGGCCGGACGCGGCCACGGATGCGGCCAGTCCTCCGACTTCAGCACGGTGCAGGGCTGATCGTGGCCCTTGGTCGCCGGGGTCCGCAGATGGTGGGTGCCACCCCGGACGACGGCGAAGTCCTCGCCGTGACTGCGCTTCACGTCCAGCACCTCGGTGGCGTACCAGCCGCAGTACGCCGTCAACGCCCGCCCCGGCTCGATGCGCAGGGTCAGCCCGGGGTGTGCCTCGGTGAGCCGGGCCAGCCCGCTGCCGTACGCGGTCCAGTCGAAGCGGCGCTCCGGCTCGGTGTAGTCGACGGTCATACCGCCGCCGACGTTCACCTCGGCGAGCGGAACACCGAGACCCATGGCCCAGTCCACGACCGACTCGGCCACCACCAGCTGCTCGGCCGCCTCCAGCCCACTGGCCAAGTGGGCGTGAACGCCCCGCAGTTCGAGGTGCGGATACGTGCCGTCGGTCAGCGCCCGGACGACCTCCACGGCCCGCTCCGGATCCAGCCCGAACGGCGTCGGACGACCTCCCATCGCCAGCGAACTCCCCGCCAGCGACCCGTCCGGCACCGGCAGGTTGACCCGGGGCAGCACCGCCACCCGCCGCCCCGGCGCACACCTCCGGGCCAACTCGCCCAGCATGCGGAGCTCGTACTCGCTCTCCACATGGAAACGGCCCACGCCCAGCTCCAGAGCGGCCGTCACCTCGGCCGGCGTCTTGCCGGGACCGCCGAAGGCAAGAGCGCGGCCCGGCACCGCCTTGGCCACGTGGGCGAGCTCACCGCCCGAGGAGACCTCGTAGCCGTCGACGTACGGGCCCAGCGTGCCCAGGATCTCCGGCTCCGGGTTGGCCTTGGCGGCGTAGTACACCTCGACCCGCTCGGGAAGTGCGGCCCGGACGGTGGCGGCATGCGTGCGCAGCGCCGCCAAGTCATAGACGTATGCGGGCAGTTCGGCCGAGGAGAGAGACCGGACGCGGTCGTGGACCGCGGGGGTCGGGTCGGTCATCGGGTGCTCCCGGTCGTGTCGCGCAGGACGTCCTCGGCGAGCGGGGAGGGCAGCCGGACATAGCCGGCGTCCCGGTCCGCCTTGCGTTCCCATCGGGTGAGCAGGTTGGCCTTGGCGGGCAGGGGCACCCCGGCGAGCAGGGCGGCGAGGCGGGGCGGGCAGCCGTAGCGGTCGGAGTACGTCCGGAGCGTGGCGCGCACCCGGGCCCACAGGGCCGCCTCGGCCTGCGGGTGCAGGTCGGCGAGGGCGGCGAGCAGCTCGGCGACGTGGTTGACGAGCAGGCAGTACACGACCCGGTCCCAGCCGCGTTGTGCGTCGTACGTCATCGGGCCCGCGACCTCGGGCGGCAGCGCGGCCAGCGTGTCGGCGTGGTGTTCGGGGACCAGCTTGGTGCCCTCGAGGTCGCGGAAGAGGACCTGGGCGGGCATCCCGTCGGCGCCGACGCAGATCAGGACGTTCTGCAGATGGGGCTCGAAGACCACGCCGTGGTCGAAGTAGGCGGCCAGGACGGGCGGGACGAGCAGGTCGAGGTAGGCCGACCACCAGGCCAGGGTGGTTCGTACGTCCGCCCCGTCGAGCAGGCGGGAGACGTGCGCGGCGCCGGTCGGGTACTCATCGGCGACGGCCGCCGCGAGCAGGGGGA
It encodes:
- a CDS encoding type III PLP-dependent enzyme codes for the protein MTDPTPAVHDRVRSLSSAELPAYVYDLAALRTHAATVRAALPERVEVYYAAKANPEPEILGTLGPYVDGYEVSSGGELAHVAKAVPGRALAFGGPGKTPAEVTAALELGVGRFHVESEYELRMLGELARRCAPGRRVAVLPRVNLPVPDGSLAGSSLAMGGRPTPFGLDPERAVEVVRALTDGTYPHLELRGVHAHLASGLEAAEQLVVAESVVDWAMGLGVPLAEVNVGGGMTVDYTEPERRFDWTAYGSGLARLTEAHPGLTLRIEPGRALTAYCGWYATEVLDVKRSHGEDFAVVRGGTHHLRTPATKGHDQPCTVLKSEDWPHPWPRPAAGSDRVTVAGQLCTPKDVLARRVPAPGLRAGDRVVFSLAGAYAWNISHHDFLMHPGPGFHFLDAGSAAPTAA
- a CDS encoding nuclear transport factor 2 family protein, producing MGTAATPAFNADTLRRGVEGHTATDLLSLYADDAQVRIVDRNTQPSKPKVLHGRDEIGALFEDIYSRDMTHKVDHCIIEGDHAAYSQSCEYSDGTRVLAESMITLRDGKITEEILIQAWDE